In the genome of Parasteatoda tepidariorum isolate YZ-2023 chromosome 10, CAS_Ptep_4.0, whole genome shotgun sequence, the window TTTGGTGAGCATATTGATGACAAAGTtgcactatttttataaaattttattaggtaCTCAGTTAATGGATAGGTACTATTTTAAAGGAGAAAATCTCAAGGAATTAGGATTCTAGGAAAaacctgtattttccaggtccTTAGTctgaataaacttaaaatgcCTGAAgttctaaacaattttttccgaGAGTTATtcaatccaattttttaattattattttctactttttgttgcaaacataaaattatcttaactcACATTTACTTGAAAAGATAATATTGAGAGTTTCAAAAATGTCTGTATGGCATCTGGAGAATCATAACAAAGTATGAAAACACAAATTAGCAGAACTTCTGTTTTCATTTATCAAGTTTTATGATTGAAATCAGTTATTACCTGttgtaaattctttttattttcttgtttaaatcatttgttgaacaaattatatttttcagagcGGCAAAAGGGAAGTGGTAGCTGTAAAATGCATCCCCATTTCCACTGTGACAAAAGCAGCCGTGGATAATATCATTACAGAGATATCCatcttgaaaaaagtaaaacatgaaaatatagTTGAACTTAAAGATTTTCAGGTACTCTGTTCTAGTTTATTTTGTTCCATAAACTTAAagtgttttgttttcattttttttttactttgtgatctaagattgatttttatttagtttttatacataaaaactaaataaaaatattgtttaataaatgtaattatgttttaatattaatccaTCATGGCTGTTTCACAATTTTCCCTATATATTTCTTACCGTTATTATTAGTCTTCtaaaaagttctgaaaatttCAGTTGTAGAGACAAAATTGTGTGCTGTTTGCGTATAATTATTTGTTAGGACTGGGcgatgtaagaaattttacgagggttgtaaattaaatagcggcaacttaaccttgaaactcacagaagggcgGACATGCGCAAATAGGATATGGGAACGGTTAAGTGgagctgttgtcgatgtgtagagtgcaaaaaacatCAATCTGCTTAGAaagggtagttgttgtgtggcgttaaagtAAGGAGTTTCGTATCCATCtctctaaagcatgttttcaaaaggtgatcagCGGTTGTCGCTTAAAATCGAGGTTGCCCGTGGCAAAAATGCAACAGGATGCTATCGAAGATTAGTGGAAGCCTGTGGCGCAAATGCTTTGCCGTATTGAACAATAGCACGATGGGTTCAAGCATCTTGTCTTTTTCGTCACTAAgccttttgaaaacatgctttagagcgatggaaacgaaactcctcacttaAGCGCCACACAACAACTGCCCTTCTAAGCAGATCGACTGTATTTAACACTCTACATATTAACAACGGCGCCACCTCACCGCTCCCATATCCTATTTGCGCATGTCCacccttctgtgagtttcaaggttaagttgccactatttaatttacaaccctcgtacaTTGTGATACATCGTCTGCTCgacatcgcgatatagcgatgtatcatGATTTAACATATgatcaaaaattatctttccaaaatttttaaatcaatcaaaaataaataagaggaataaatctattacaaaaaaaagaaaattaattctaaaaaagtaCTATAACACCAATAgcattgcttaatttttcaatgaaaataataatgatgtcttaaagtaaaaacaaacacaagctctattttaatttcttaaaattaaaaatgacttaagatttattgatttaaagaataataataaaactgtagcaaaatattttacatgcatgcattaaaaattaaaagaaaaaaaattatactaaaaaataaaccaaaaaaatgttcactttaataaaacattttttgaattatttgttgaaaaaaaccatgcttttgaaatatcgtgagaccttttatttatttatttaaaataataaagttgtatTAACTAATGGTCAAATTCTATActtcataaatgtaaaaataaatgtaaatttttttaactatttatcagtattttcttttttgaaaataatatggactaaagatttatttgtttaaaaatgatactgatTATCTgacaaattatgaaacaaacaagtattaaaagaattttaagagaatactgttaatttattcaaaagcttCAAAACATatgcttaactttttatttaattaaatttgtttatttgttttaacttatagccaaattttttttaaaaaaatagcgtaaactttgttttaattttctcaaaaataaaagagaattaaataaaggtagcccttgttttaattttttataattaaaaataattgaagatttttggtttaaaaataatcaaattttatcaaataattatgcttacgtaaattatataaatttaaaaaaaaaaaaaaactaacttttataacaaagttaaatatgaaatatctctattaaattgtatagcataaaataaaagacaatgtttaaaaaaaataatggaggatcttttttatttatttatattttattttcattaatagattgagttcagaattaaaatttaagacatCAGCTATTTCGTAGCGATCGCAAAGTAACAGTAggtctattaaaaataatttacaagaatttttaaattctgacagacgaaaaacaacaacaaaaaaaggtgCCGAAAATAAtctcactgaaaataatttacaaaaaacattaaatcacgacgaaataatacaattaaaatgtgAGGTTTTGGGGCAAACTTCttatcattatataaaataaaaaaatttaatctcatCATGTGTGTCAgctattatttttgttctttatttaattattctaagaCTTTCtcactttgttaatttttaaatataagtcaaaataaaatcatttcaggTCTGCAGGTGCTTCCTGACCATCGTTGGGAGGCTCCtgttttacattattatcttattaattattctgtGTTTGTATTTTGaccatacatattttttttttattatttagtggGATTCAACACACATTTACTTGATCTTAGAATATTGCAGTGGTGGtgatttatctaattttattaagtcTCGAAGACGTTTACCAGAGTCTGTTGTTCATAAGTTTTTACAGCAGCTAGGTAATATATGCTGTATAATCTCTCtctatttatatacatataaatgaaTGTGTGTTctttatagactcctaaaccatcGGACCTAAAGCTATGAAACTTGGCATACAGATAGTTCAAAGCATCAGGAAAATCACTGTCgacattacaatattttacgaCAAACTGTTCAAATCAGAtaagtgaaaaacaaaatagaatttcttgaTAGGTTAAGGGTcagtaattatttcaaatttaatgattcaatttttcgcacattttaaagataacatcagtaataattgctagcttatagctctatttgataaaaaaatagtttattgcacgcatttattttatattcgctatgtcagataaattcaatgagCATTATGTGGTTGCACTCATGGTCTACGCCAGgaaatttatacttataatcattttttaactgACCACATTTAAAACCGTTCTAAATTGAAGCCTTTttatctcagtttttttttaccttaacaTAAGATTGAAGATAGACAGGTTCAATTGCACTGCCCATCAAggaaagataataataataataaaagcaaatagaTGTATCAACTATCTGAGCACACAATCCAAAAGTATTGGCAAACTCATATTCTTTGGTAGCATAATCTTAGTcctaaaacagtttttataatataataaaaaattttaaatatgtttctaatatttatttaatggttagtgtgaaaaatattaattttttttagaaaataactcttcttgaaatatatttcttccaCAAATGCAattctttttgtataattatataaatttcttaaaaggaaaattgattttgaataatatcTGCAAGGTCTTGAGATTATCTACAAATTCATTAGAGTATCTCCTGTTTGTGTGCATGTGCATTATCATATTATGTTAACAATGATTATGTCAAATGAACAATGATTATGATCTATgaattatgtttactttttaatgttgtactgtgtattgaattttctttgaatCTTCATATTATGAaaacggtaattttttttttcagctgctGCCCTCAAAGTACTTCGATCTAACAATATTTCTCACATGGATTTAAAACCTCAAAACATATTATTGACTGATTTTAAGCAACCAGTTTTAAAACTTGGAggtatgaaactattttttttttaaatttcccattTTACCAATTTCAAAGCATATATTATTCTAATGTAACAGCGAAGTTGTTTAGTGTCATTTTGCTAGAAAAATATTGGTGGAAATGTAAAAGATTTGGTGCTTTTATTCAACCAAGAATGTTATATCACACAggaatgagatttttccgcttttcaGCGGATATCcgctttttttacttttgtgtcTCGAATATCCgcctttttatcaaaagctCCAATTATctaaaagtttcactttttttgaaagaaaatttttaaataaatattttgctttttcgaaaaatttacccattgaattaaaagaattatatttatttccgagTTTCagagataaacagaaaattcaaccTACATATCTGTCAATCCTTccacatttttacattttagctattttcGCCGCTTTTACGCACAGAATATAcgattttcctcatttttaccCGCCCGCCAGATAGttcgtattttcgtaattcaaaCGTTGCTGCTTCAAACAAGCTTTTTAAAAGTCTCAAGCCCGGAATTAGCTAACAtttcgattcttattcacgcgatttgaatATACTACAATATGATTCTTatttatgacatttaaaaatccaatatcactatttgtatttacgcgtttttaaaaacctatgtaaCGATTTGTATTCACACgactttaaaatcaattatcgcgattcttgtaagaagtaggtttttttaaaattagttactataaacgtgactgtttttctatcaacaattattagtatatataggcatattcaaaacttacatgCTGTGCTTTCAAAGAAGAATGTGACAGAGCtggtaaagaaagaaaaaattggatTTGAGAGAAGATGGGCTAACGACTAAATTAATCACCAATCTGTTTCCCCTCATTCACAAGCTACATTACGAGAAATTTGACCTTACTAAAGGATTTTTTGCTTGTTTCGTAAAACATAAAGCGTTTGCAGCAAACtaagcaacaaaaaaacaaaagatatagcaaacaaaagcaatcacttaaaaaattattcaattttttgtggaaaaagaGTTGATTAACTCAGtactgaaatttaagaaataataatgctgctgttatttatgatataaaatgcaaaattcttatcatatgaaaaataattatctaaacagttgctgattatcatgtaattttttcaaactaaaatagcaatttttgttgtttgttatcttaaattgtcaggaatttattattaaacgattgcacacacataaaatttaaagtggaaattcagcttttttgccttttggccaatctcatccctgatcacattaatataatgtttatttacttttgggAAACAAAAAGCCTTGCCCAAATTTTTAATCTGAGCATTTTTCAGGGGTGATAGTATTTGGGTGTTCCCCAGAATTCTGGGTTTATTGTATCATCCCTCCAGGGCTAGAAACTAGGAGCAGGGCATGtgatttttttgcagaaatccCCGTATCTCACGAACATTCATCCAcgaattaaaacttataatccGACGCAATTTTCACcacaatctaaaatttaaagtaagaattaaattctgaaatctaaattttagGAACTTAGCTAAATTGCTTTAACAAGACATTTCCATACATATGACTCTTCcgcaattttgattttctttttagtttgtctgaattttataatttttaacatttggaGCTACCCCTAAATTCCCAAGTAtggcgattcttattcacacaattttaatattaaacatcaattttcgtacttacttgatttaaaatttactccttatgaattatattcacacgatttaaaaatttaatatcgcaATTTGTATTTGCACGCTTTTTAAATCCATATCGCCATTCGTATTCATGTGAATATGAAATCCAATGTCGCTATTTGCACTCATGGGATCTAAAAATCGTGCATCGCAATTCGTATTTATGCAATTCATAAATCCAATATGGCGGttcatattcacacaattttaaaacccaatatcgcgatttcTATTTTCGCGTTCTAATGGTCAAATATCGCGATacatattcacacgattttgaAGTTCAATATCAGGATTCTTGTAAGAactaagttttttcttgaattagttactataagAGTGTGATTCATTATTTATAGGTAAATCAATTATAAGTCTTTGTTGAAAAAAGTATACTAAATTTGAACAGTATGTTAATTGATATCTTGTTATcaattttttgcacaaaatttcagattttatcaCTTGGTGTCTAAAACAccccagattttttttttatggaactgtTGAAGGTAATAACTGATGAAGGTATTATTAAAGAGTTTATCTATAATTAAAAGCTTGTTGGAAGAACATACTAAGACATAGCAGTTTTATGCATTGTAAAAATCAGCTCTACAATCTATAGAAACATGACAAAGCTGTAACTAATCCtcttatttcatgtttttgtcaattttattttttagattttggtCTTTCTCAGTATCTACATTCAAATAAAGAAGCCACATCATTTCGTGGTTCTCCTTTATATATGGCtccagaaattcttttaaaacaagtatATGATGCTAGGGTAGATCTTTGGTCTGTGGGAATTATACTGTATGGTAAGTATTCCCTCCTTTTACCTTAACTCTTGTACTTGCATAGCGTTATGTTACACTCTGTTTACATAGATAAGATATACAGTTAAAGCTTGACTACCTGAAATACAGCAAGTTCTGGATATGCAAAACTGGATACTTGATACCTATAATTTGAACTTATAATATGACCTtattttctgtagaaaagaaaaatgttgcacattaataaaacaaaattatcataatagACGCCTATAAAAAATAGCGATAAAGGAGAAAGAACTATAGTGgctgtttacaaaaatattaaagaaaaaaggaaaagaaattgtGGGATAGCACTCTTTATTGTACTTGAATTGTGCAAAATATTTGTCttgtgtaattaaaataacagattgCATACTACTAAGTGTAAACAAgttgaatatatttaagaaatcaactttaactgtaaaatttattttactaagtgTTTATGATtgattacgaaattttaaaactttatatttatttataaatttttatgcactttTGTTACtgtttgatttgtaaaaaattcttagatttaataattttccatgTCTTTCAGAATGTCTTTTTGGGCAAGCCCCTTTTTCATCTAAAACTTTCACGGAGCTTgctgagaaaataaaaagctctAATCCGATTGaagtaagcttttttttaaaagaaaagtgtatatattTGGATtcctgtttttcttttattgataagaatgcataactattttaaatatattgcttaaaagtaaaattatttattaaattcatcaccgtattatatacatatatatacccATTAGTAGAACCTCTGTATTGATCGGTAGCATCATAGGAAAACTATGAAATTGATCTGCAAATtatgcagtaaaatatttttattcaaatgtgtcacttgattatcaaaataaactaataattcagtacatgatgaaatatttgcacttctaaaataaagtactttaaattaacttttataaagaTGAATGGCAAGGTGTTAATACAGaggagattaatttttttaaaattaacttaatttggtctgtaatttttttaaattttggtttagtTTCACCTGCAAGACCAAATTAAACTTGAGCTGCCCACCACTGTACTGAACTAGTTCTGGTACCAGGACCAAGTATATCTACACACACATATGTTTACAATCAAATTCGTTTTTAACGAGAGCAAGTATTCTGAAGTAATTCACTCATTAAATCAGGGTACTTATTACAAATGAGACggctgattttataaaaaaaataaaaactcagagaaaaatactaattagaaattgcttaaaaagggattaatttataaatctcaAGAAAGGGAAAATGTATGGGCATTTaacattattctttaaaaaaaattttttgttcaatacttATTgtgcttaatttattattttttgacactAATGATGTCAAAAGTATTGCTAAGTAACTGTTTCATTAGACCTCATTTGTGTcttctttccaaaaaaattttttgtcatcaaaaactttttttttaagtttattcatTATCGAATTTATATCTTGATGAAATGAATGCATCACTAAAAATGAAGAGCAGATCTGATGTctgatttttcgaaattttgtgtTGAAAATGCAAGCAACTAGATTTGAGAATATTCATTTTGCAATGACTAATTCATCTGGCATAGCATGTAATAAATAGcagattattttatcattaatgcATGAATGAACAACctgtaaaaaatttgcttgttaaATCCGAGTTCTTGTACAATCAAAGCTCACAATTAAATTATGTTGGTTGAATAATTTACCACTGATGTTGTTGTATCTAAACattgtcatgtttttaaaattttctgcaaaaatgcTGAGCTAGGAAATCTTTTATGACCAATTGGCTGGtattagtaaaatgtttttgatttaatcttttgagttaaaattatgcatgttaAAGGATGTTTAAAATAGGccaaatgtaacaaaattatttctaaaaaaatgatcaattaCTAGAACTAAATaagaacagaaatattttactagtctatatataagaaaataaaggtTTTCAAAAGTCTGACAAAACTAGTATAATTTATAAcgtattaaatttcaaaaaaataataaattgcgaggaattatatttaaaatgcttacagTGAAGGTAATTCCATAAATGCTTGtacttattgtaaaaattcacttaattttCAGTACgagtaagttatttattatttgactgattactttaataaaaggttaaaaatctttattttcaatttttttggagatattaatttatttagaatgacATTTTTGTTTCTCTTCAAATTAGATACCATATGGAGCTAATGTTTCACCCAAGTGCAGGGAACTCATTCTCAGCTTGTTGCAAAGAGATCCAAACCAAAGGATTTCATTTGAGGAGTTCTTCAATCATCCTTATGTTGATTTGGAGCACATGCCCACCCCAGAGACTTTCAATAAAGGCgtaatcatttttatcattcttttctCTAATGTACTGCTATTCAGTTATATTATTAGGAACTTTCAACGTTTTGTAACGACCTGTAATAAACTGTAATGATGTGGTTTAAGTATAATATCCAAAAAATcctgcaaaaaaagaaagaaaaaactgcttagtaactttatttttgttaattggtaaaaatagaataactggcatatatttgtgttttaagCGAAGGTATATAAACTGAGCTATTAAGTCTTGCGTAATGTTtttgtatgtattattttattttgctttacaataattttgaagttttatgtGCTAATAGTGCAAtgtttgattaatatttatgtctACTGCTATCTTGCCTATCTAGAATCTCAAAGTATTGtttcttatgtattttaaaagatattttttaagtgtgttAATAGGACTGTAGTTCAGAAATTACCAGGGTTTTTctgtataacaaaaaatattttacatattataatatttgtaaaataacatttacgtattaaaaatatttaaaaaaaaatatttttagatcagGGGTTCCCAATCCTATGCTCACGGGCACCATGACGCCTTGCAATGCTTTTGTGTGTGTCCACTGTTTTCAGTAACTTAAAAGTggc includes:
- the LOC107447815 gene encoding serine/threonine-protein kinase ULK3 isoform X2, with translation MSLLPSLPDFLFTEKLGKGSYATVYKAYKKSGKREVVAVKCIPISTVTKAAVDNIITEISILKKVKHENIVELKDFQWDSTHIYLILEYCSGGDLSNFIKSRRRLPESVVHKFLQQLAAALKVLRSNNISHMDLKPQNILLTDFKQPVLKLGDFGLSQYLHSNKEATSFRGSPLYMAPEILLKQVYDARVDLWSVGIILYECLFGQAPFSSKTFTELAEKIKSSNPIEIPYGANVSPKCRELILSLLQRDPNQRISFEEFFNHPYVDLEHMPTPETFNKGIDLVKEAVKADASKEYKESIKYYSQALEYLVPHLNNESNSTKRKELRKKLLEYVSRAEELKALSECNGSESSKSVPKNTSLSLGDVIQGKPQLEKGFFLAEQADALAVDGCYEDAGHLYKNALEILVTAVAEETTGPKKDLLYAEVNKWMKKAEDLKSFQNVLKRQRKLMRLNSVSDTVIFTKGTDSVGIRTLDGNESSCTIQ
- the LOC107447815 gene encoding serine/threonine-protein kinase ULK3 isoform X1, translating into MSLLPSLPDFLFTEKLGKGSYATVYKAYKKSGKREVVAVKCIPISTVTKAAVDNIITEISILKKVKHENIVELKDFQWDSTHIYLILEYCSGGDLSNFIKSRRRLPESVVHKFLQQLAAALKVLRSNNISHMDLKPQNILLTDFKQPVLKLGDFGLSQYLHSNKEATSFRGSPLYMAPEILLKQVYDARVDLWSVGIILYECLFGQAPFSSKTFTELAEKIKSSNPIEIPYGANVSPKCRELILSLLQRDPNQRISFEEFFNHPYVDLEHMPTPETFNKGIDLVKEAVKADASKEYKESIKYYSQALEYLVPHLNIFISDESNSTKRKELRKKLLEYVSRAEELKALSECNGSESSKSVPKNTSLSLGDVIQGKPQLEKGFFLAEQADALAVDGCYEDAGHLYKNALEILVTAVAEETTGPKKDLLYAEVNKWMKKAEDLKSFQNVLKRQRKLMRLNSVSDTVIFTKGTDSVGIRTLDGNESSCTIQ